In one window of Pseudomonas putida DNA:
- the metF gene encoding methylenetetrahydrofolate reductase [NAD(P)H], which produces MSQERRYSFEFFPTKTDAGHEKLMAVARQLATYNPDFFSCTYGAGGSTRDRTLNTVLQLENEVKVPAAPHLSCVGDSKDDLRALIAEYKAAGIKRIVALRGDLPSGMGMASGELRHASDLVEFIRQETGDHFHLEVAAYPEMHPQAHNFEDDLANFVHKVKAGADSAITQYFFNADSYFYFVERVQKLGVDIPVVPGIMPITNYSKLARFSDACGAEIPRWIRKQLEAYGDDATSIQAFGEEVISKMCEELLQGGAPGLHFYTLNQAEPSLAIWNNLKLPR; this is translated from the coding sequence ATGTCCCAGGAACGCCGCTACAGTTTCGAGTTCTTCCCGACCAAGACCGATGCCGGTCACGAAAAACTCATGGCCGTTGCCCGTCAACTGGCCACCTATAACCCCGACTTCTTCTCCTGCACTTACGGCGCCGGCGGCTCGACTCGCGACCGGACGCTGAACACCGTGCTGCAACTGGAAAACGAAGTGAAGGTCCCGGCAGCCCCGCACCTGTCGTGCGTCGGCGACAGCAAGGACGACCTGCGCGCCCTGATCGCCGAATACAAGGCGGCCGGAATCAAGCGCATCGTCGCCCTGCGCGGTGACCTGCCATCCGGCATGGGCATGGCCAGTGGCGAATTGCGCCATGCCAGCGACCTGGTCGAGTTCATCCGCCAGGAAACCGGTGACCACTTCCACCTGGAAGTTGCCGCCTACCCCGAAATGCACCCGCAGGCGCACAACTTCGAGGACGACCTGGCCAACTTCGTACACAAGGTCAAGGCCGGTGCCGACAGCGCCATCACCCAGTACTTCTTCAACGCCGACAGCTACTTCTACTTCGTCGAGCGCGTACAGAAGCTGGGCGTGGATATTCCGGTAGTGCCCGGCATCATGCCGATCACCAACTACAGCAAGCTGGCGCGCTTCTCCGACGCCTGTGGTGCCGAGATTCCGCGCTGGATCCGCAAGCAGCTGGAAGCCTACGGCGACGATGCCACCAGCATCCAGGCATTCGGTGAAGAAGTGATCAGCAAGATGTGCGAAGAGCTGCTGCAAGGTGGCGCACCGGGCCTGCACTTCTACACGCTGAACCAGGCCGAGCCGAGCCTGGCGATCTGGAACAACCTCAAGCTGCCGCGCTGA
- the ahcY gene encoding adenosylhomocysteinase gives MSAVNTPAGFSDFKVADISLADWGRKEVIIAESEMPALMGLRRKYQAEQPLKGAKIIGCIHMTIQTAVLIETLIALGAEVRWSSCNIFSTQDQAAAAIAAAGIPVFAWKGETEQEYEWCIEQTILKDGQPWDANMVLDDGGDLTEILHKKYPAMLDKIHGVTEETTTGVHRLLDMLAKGELKVPAINVNDSVTKSKNDNKYGCRHSLNDAIKRGTDHLLSGKQALVIGYGDVGKGSAQSLRQEGMIVRVTEVDPICAMQACMDGFEVVSPFKDGINTGTEAGINKDLLGRIDLIVTTTGNVNVCDANMLKALKKRAVVCNIGHFDNEIDTAFMRKNWAWEEVKPQVHKIHRTGAGTFDPQNDDYLILLAEGRLVNLGNATGHPSRIMDGSFANQVLAQIFLFEQKFAELPAAKKAERLTVEVLPKKLDEEVALEMVRGFGGVVTQLTPQQAEYIGVTVEGPFKPDAYRY, from the coding sequence ATGAGCGCTGTAAACACGCCCGCTGGTTTTTCCGACTTCAAGGTCGCCGACATCTCCCTGGCCGACTGGGGCCGCAAGGAAGTCATCATCGCCGAATCGGAAATGCCCGCACTGATGGGCCTGCGCCGCAAGTATCAAGCCGAGCAACCGCTCAAGGGCGCGAAGATCATCGGCTGCATCCACATGACCATCCAGACCGCCGTGCTGATCGAGACCCTGATCGCCCTGGGCGCCGAAGTGCGCTGGTCGTCCTGCAACATCTTCTCCACCCAGGACCAGGCTGCTGCCGCCATCGCCGCTGCCGGCATCCCGGTGTTCGCCTGGAAAGGCGAAACCGAGCAGGAGTACGAGTGGTGCATCGAGCAGACCATCCTGAAAGATGGCCAGCCCTGGGACGCCAACATGGTTCTGGACGACGGCGGTGACCTGACCGAAATCCTGCATAAGAAATACCCGGCCATGCTGGACAAGATCCACGGCGTGACCGAAGAGACCACCACTGGCGTACATCGCCTGCTGGACATGCTGGCCAAAGGCGAGCTGAAAGTCCCGGCGATCAACGTCAACGACTCGGTCACCAAGAGCAAGAACGACAACAAGTACGGCTGCCGTCACAGCCTGAACGACGCCATCAAGCGCGGCACCGACCACCTGCTGTCGGGCAAGCAGGCCCTGGTGATCGGCTACGGCGACGTGGGCAAGGGCTCGGCCCAGTCCCTGCGTCAGGAAGGCATGATCGTCAGGGTCACCGAAGTCGATCCGATCTGCGCCATGCAGGCCTGCATGGACGGCTTCGAAGTGGTTTCGCCGTTCAAGGACGGTATCAACACCGGCACCGAAGCCGGCATCAACAAGGACCTGCTGGGCCGCATCGACCTGATCGTCACCACCACCGGTAACGTCAACGTCTGCGACGCCAACATGCTCAAGGCCCTGAAAAAGCGCGCAGTGGTCTGCAACATCGGTCACTTCGACAACGAGATCGACACCGCCTTCATGCGCAAGAACTGGGCATGGGAAGAGGTCAAGCCACAGGTGCACAAGATCCACCGCACCGGCGCCGGCACCTTCGATCCGCAGAATGACGACTACCTGATCCTGCTGGCCGAAGGCCGTCTGGTGAACCTGGGCAACGCCACCGGCCACCCGAGCCGCATCATGGACGGCTCGTTCGCCAACCAGGTACTGGCGCAGATCTTCCTGTTCGAGCAGAAGTTCGCCGAGCTGCCAGCTGCGAAGAAGGCCGAGCGCCTGACCGTCGAAGTGCTGCCCAAGAAGCTCGACGAAGAAGTGGCCCTGGAAATGGTCCGCGGCTTCGGCGGTGTAGTCACCCAGCTGACCCCACAGCAGGCCGAGTACATCGGCGTGACTGTCGAAGGCCCGTTCAAGCCCGACGCGTACCGCTACTAA
- a CDS encoding acyl-CoA thioesterase has protein sequence MNFHTRKWVKPEDLNPNGTLFGGSLLRWIDEEAAIYAIVQLGNQRVVTKYISEINFVSASRQGEIIELGITATEFGRTSITLQCEVRNKITRKSILTVDKMVFVNLGEDGLPAPHGRTEIKYIQDQFPDSAVE, from the coding sequence ATGAATTTCCACACGCGCAAATGGGTAAAACCCGAAGACCTCAATCCCAACGGCACCTTGTTCGGTGGCAGCCTGTTGCGCTGGATCGACGAGGAAGCGGCGATCTACGCCATCGTCCAGTTGGGCAACCAGCGGGTGGTGACCAAGTATATTTCCGAGATCAACTTCGTCAGCGCCTCGCGCCAGGGCGAGATCATCGAGCTGGGTATCACCGCCACCGAGTTCGGCCGCACCTCGATCACCCTGCAGTGCGAAGTGCGCAACAAGATCACCCGCAAGAGCATCCTCACCGTCGACAAGATGGTCTTCGTCAATCTGGGCGAGGATGGCCTGCCGGCACCCCACGGGCGCACCGAGATCAAGTACATCCAGGATCAGTTCCCGGATTCGGCGGTGGAGTAG
- a CDS encoding cation:proton antiporter: MLELVAAFICLTTLLTYVNYRFIGLPPAIGVMVTALLFSLILQGLSLIGFPGLEERVEGLMNQIDFNDLLMHWMLSFLLFAGALHVNLGDLRSYRWPIGLLATIGVLIATVVIGYLAHWVFAMFGWDVPLIYCLLFGALISPTDPIAVLGALRTANASKPLKTTIVGESLFNDGTAVVVFTVLLGIIQLGETPSVSDTATLFAREAVGGVVFGGLIGYATYRMIKSIEQYQVEVMLTLALVIGGSAMCYELHVSAPIAMVVAGLIIGNLGRNLAMNDMTRRYMDGFWELIDDMLNALLFALIGLELLLLPFNWLHLAAGGVLAVAVLASRLLTVAPAIVLLRRWREVPRGTVRVLTWGGLRGGVSVALALSLPVGDERDLLLSITYIVVLSSILVQGLTIGKVVRRVSAQP, encoded by the coding sequence ATGCTTGAATTAGTTGCCGCGTTCATCTGCCTCACCACCCTCCTCACCTATGTGAACTACCGTTTCATCGGCCTGCCGCCCGCCATCGGCGTGATGGTCACCGCCCTGCTGTTCTCACTGATCCTGCAAGGCCTGAGCCTGATCGGCTTTCCCGGCCTGGAGGAACGCGTCGAAGGCTTGATGAACCAGATCGACTTCAATGACCTGCTGATGCACTGGATGCTGTCGTTCCTGCTGTTCGCGGGCGCGTTGCACGTCAACCTCGGCGACCTGCGCAGCTACCGCTGGCCAATCGGCCTGCTCGCCACCATCGGCGTTCTGATCGCCACCGTGGTAATCGGCTATCTCGCCCACTGGGTGTTCGCGATGTTCGGCTGGGACGTACCGCTGATCTACTGCCTGCTCTTCGGCGCGCTGATCTCGCCGACCGACCCCATCGCGGTGCTCGGTGCACTGCGTACCGCCAACGCCTCCAAACCGCTGAAGACCACCATCGTCGGTGAGTCGCTGTTCAACGACGGCACCGCGGTGGTGGTGTTCACCGTGCTGCTGGGCATCATTCAGCTCGGCGAGACGCCAAGCGTTTCCGACACCGCCACCCTGTTCGCCCGCGAAGCCGTAGGCGGCGTGGTGTTCGGTGGGCTGATCGGCTACGCCACCTACCGCATGATCAAAAGCATCGAGCAGTATCAGGTCGAGGTGATGCTGACCTTGGCACTGGTGATCGGTGGCTCGGCCATGTGCTACGAACTGCACGTGTCGGCGCCGATCGCCATGGTGGTAGCCGGCCTGATCATCGGCAACCTGGGGCGTAACCTGGCGATGAACGACATGACCCGTCGCTACATGGATGGTTTCTGGGAGCTGATCGACGACATGCTCAACGCCCTGCTCTTCGCCCTGATCGGCCTGGAGCTGTTGCTGCTGCCGTTCAACTGGCTGCACCTGGCAGCAGGTGGCGTGCTTGCGGTCGCGGTGCTGGCATCGCGCCTGTTGACCGTGGCACCAGCCATCGTCTTGCTGCGGCGCTGGCGCGAAGTGCCACGTGGCACGGTGCGGGTATTGACCTGGGGAGGCCTGCGCGGGGGTGTATCGGTGGCCCTGGCGCTGTCGCTGCCGGTGGGTGACGAACGCGACCTGTTGCTGTCGATCACCTACATCGTGGTGCTGTCGTCGATCCTGGTGCAGGGGCTGACAATCGGCAAGGTGGTGCGACGGGTAAGCGCCCAGCCGTGA
- a CDS encoding DEAD/DEAH box helicase, translating to MSFASLGLSEALVRAIEAAGYTQPTPVQQRAIPAVLQGRDLMVAAQTGTGKTGGFALPILERLFPGGHPDKSQRHGPRQPRVLVLTPTRELAAQVHDSFKIYARDLNFISACIFGGVGMNPQIQAMAKGVDVLVACPGRLLDLAGQGSVDLSKVEILVLDEADRMLDMGFIHDVKKVLARLPAKRQNLLFSATFSKDITDLADKLLHNPERIEVTPPNTTVERIEQRVYRLPASHKRALLAHLITLGAWEQVLVFTRTKHGANRLAEYLEKHGLTAAAIHGNKSQNARTKALADFKANSVRVLVATDIAARGLDIDQLPHVVNFELPNVEEDYVHRIGRTGRAGRSGEAISLVAPDEEKLLKSIERVTKQKIPDGDLMGFDASQVEAEKPEVRERQQNNGRGGRNQQQRAEGSKEGSGGRKDKGKDKGKAKQQAADKPADKGTAGDKPQQKKQEPRKQRDNRKPRQQQAGQAQGNAPKVPADRDPEEFLDDDIDNFGNRADYVSPYQNGKNQGRNRRPGGNGGQAQGQGQRSGSGQPRSNNGSGGQRQGGQGSGEKRPRNNNGGGARRDGNPGRARRDDSNRQEPAVRNPRESQSTPVIIRKESKLDRYPTPEQLDDLPSRPRGERPALLTRKG from the coding sequence ATGTCCTTTGCTTCCCTCGGTCTCTCCGAGGCACTTGTCCGCGCTATCGAGGCTGCGGGCTACACCCAGCCTACCCCGGTGCAACAGCGGGCCATTCCCGCCGTGTTGCAAGGCCGCGACCTGATGGTCGCCGCGCAGACTGGCACTGGTAAAACCGGTGGCTTCGCCCTGCCGATCCTCGAGCGCCTGTTCCCAGGTGGTCACCCCGACAAATCGCAGCGTCACGGCCCGCGCCAACCGCGCGTCCTGGTCCTGACCCCGACCCGCGAACTGGCCGCACAGGTCCACGACAGCTTCAAGATCTATGCCCGCGACCTGAACTTCATCAGCGCCTGCATCTTCGGCGGTGTCGGCATGAACCCACAGATCCAGGCGATGGCCAAGGGTGTCGACGTTCTGGTCGCCTGCCCGGGCCGTCTGCTCGACCTGGCCGGCCAAGGCAGCGTCGACCTGTCCAAGGTGGAAATTCTCGTTCTGGACGAAGCCGACCGCATGCTCGACATGGGCTTCATCCATGACGTGAAGAAAGTCCTCGCACGCCTGCCGGCCAAGCGCCAGAACCTGCTGTTCTCGGCGACCTTCTCCAAGGACATCACCGACCTCGCCGACAAGTTGCTGCACAACCCCGAGCGCATCGAGGTCACGCCGCCCAATACCACCGTCGAGCGTATCGAGCAGCGCGTCTACCGCCTGCCTGCCAGCCACAAGCGTGCGCTGCTGGCCCACTTGATCACCCTCGGCGCCTGGGAACAGGTGCTGGTCTTCACCCGTACCAAGCACGGCGCCAACCGCCTTGCCGAGTACCTCGAAAAGCACGGTCTGACCGCTGCCGCGATCCACGGCAACAAGAGCCAGAATGCGCGCACCAAGGCTCTGGCCGACTTCAAGGCCAACAGCGTGCGAGTGCTGGTCGCCACTGACATCGCCGCCCGTGGCCTGGACATCGACCAGTTGCCGCACGTGGTCAACTTCGAACTGCCCAACGTCGAGGAAGACTACGTTCACCGCATCGGTCGTACTGGCCGTGCTGGCCGCTCCGGTGAAGCCATTTCGCTGGTGGCACCTGACGAAGAGAAACTGCTCAAGAGCATCGAGCGGGTGACCAAGCAGAAGATCCCGGATGGCGACCTGATGGGCTTCGATGCCTCGCAGGTCGAGGCCGAGAAACCCGAGGTGCGCGAGCGCCAGCAGAACAACGGCCGTGGCGGGCGCAACCAGCAGCAACGTGCCGAAGGCAGCAAGGAAGGCAGCGGCGGACGCAAGGACAAGGGCAAGGACAAAGGCAAGGCCAAGCAACAGGCCGCCGACAAGCCTGCCGACAAGGGCACTGCGGGCGACAAGCCGCAGCAGAAGAAGCAGGAGCCACGCAAGCAGCGCGACAACAGGAAGCCGCGTCAGCAGCAGGCCGGCCAGGCCCAGGGCAATGCCCCCAAAGTACCCGCCGATCGCGACCCGGAAGAGTTCCTGGACGACGATATCGACAACTTCGGTAACCGCGCCGACTACGTCAGCCCTTACCAGAACGGCAAGAACCAGGGCCGCAACCGTCGCCCGGGCGGCAACGGCGGGCAGGCTCAAGGCCAGGGGCAGCGTTCGGGTTCGGGCCAGCCTCGCAGCAACAACGGTAGCGGCGGCCAGCGCCAGGGCGGCCAGGGTTCTGGCGAGAAGCGCCCCCGCAACAACAATGGTGGTGGTGCACGCCGCGATGGCAACCCGGGCCGTGCGCGCCGGGACGACAGCAACCGCCAGGAACCTGCCGTACGCAATCCGCGCGAGTCGCAGAGCACGCCTGTGATCATCCGCAAGGAATCCAAGCTCGACCGCTACCCGACGCCCGAGCAACTGGACGACCTGCCGAGCCGCCCCCGTGGCGAGCGTCCGGCGCTGTTGACCCGCAAGGGCTGA